The following are encoded together in the Candidatus Methylomirabilis oxygeniifera genome:
- a CDS encoding protein of unknown function (Evidence 5 : No homology to any previously reported sequences), whose amino-acid sequence MAPVGFQARQGLPKIERLLHALAGPWLTLRQGRRTLSQQPPVPCYGQDNGNRLTMPLQRDHRVGSLSLVDNFFEALTCLSNSKCPHSNGS is encoded by the coding sequence TTGGCGCCTGTCGGCTTTCAGGCGCGCCAAGGCTTGCCCAAGATCGAGCGCCTCCTTCATGCGCTGGCCGGCCCCTGGCTCACGCTTCGCCAGGGACGCCGCACCCTCTCCCAGCAACCTCCGGTACCGTGCTACGGACAGGACAATGGCAACAGGTTGACTATGCCGCTCCAGCGCGATCACCGCGTCGGCAGTCTCAGCCTGGTTGATAATTTCTTTGAGGCGCTTACGTGCCTCAGCAACTCCAAATGTCCGCATAGCAATGGCTCATAA
- a CDS encoding Transcriptional regulator (fragment), with product MRNRSGNFSVERLTEFLTALGQDVKITVRPARKDRGEVSVVVA from the coding sequence ATGCGCAATCGCTCCGGTAACTTCTCCGTCGAGCGCCTGACGGAATTTCTCACCGCTCTGGGGCAGGACGTGAAGATTACCGTCAGGCCTGCACGCAAGGACCGGGGCGAAGTATCCGTCGTCGTGGCGTAA
- the argS gene encoding arginyl-tRNA synthetase (Evidence 2b : Function of strongly homologous gene; Product type e : enzyme), with protein MIGALKTRLTEALLTTIKQSGFEAGLPQGASTPMTWEYPSDPVFGDLSTTLAFGLAKALRQRPRDIAMQIAASAAFPSDLVDRVEVAGAGYLNFFIARPFWRHLAQEILRAGPTYGRADVGGGRPVLVEFVSANPTGPLVVVNARAAAIGDAIARLLEAIGHRPYREYYVNDAGNQFRTLALAMEVRCRQLQGEDCPMPEEAYPGEYLIDLAREFLDQHGPEVLSAPEPERRDRLGRFAVERIIEWQRASLEAYGVTFDGWFSERNLRERGDTTQVIEALKARSFLYEQDGAVWFRSTLFGDDKDRVLVKGDGEITYFLPDIAYHQDKFARGFAQVIDLWGPDHHGYVPRMQAAMQALGHPPGALKILIVQLVRLMRGTEQVRMSKRAGQFVTMGELVDEVGRDAARYTFLTRRCDSQLDFDLELVKSASEENPVYYVQYAHTRLCGILREATRAQLPVPSPEDNLDRLDLPEEIGLIKQLALYPELVIGAAQALEPHRLTTYLHDLAAQFHGYYARHRIISADTNLTRARLTLVAALRVVMANTLGLLGVSAPERM; from the coding sequence ATGATCGGTGCACTTAAGACGCGCCTGACTGAGGCGCTTCTCACGACTATCAAGCAGTCGGGATTCGAAGCCGGACTCCCGCAGGGCGCTTCCACGCCGATGACGTGGGAATATCCGAGTGACCCGGTTTTCGGCGACCTCTCAACTACGCTGGCCTTCGGTCTGGCGAAAGCGCTGCGGCAGAGGCCCCGCGACATCGCGATGCAGATTGCCGCCTCAGCAGCCTTTCCGTCTGATCTGGTCGATCGCGTCGAGGTGGCGGGCGCCGGCTATCTGAACTTCTTTATCGCCCGGCCGTTCTGGCGTCATCTGGCTCAGGAGATTCTGCGAGCCGGGCCGACGTACGGAAGGGCTGATGTCGGCGGCGGGCGTCCGGTGCTGGTGGAGTTTGTCAGCGCGAATCCGACCGGCCCGCTCGTCGTGGTCAATGCCAGGGCTGCGGCCATCGGTGATGCCATCGCTCGGCTCTTAGAGGCTATTGGACATCGGCCGTACCGTGAGTACTATGTGAACGATGCGGGGAACCAATTCCGCACCCTTGCGTTGGCGATGGAGGTACGATGCCGTCAACTGCAGGGTGAGGACTGCCCGATGCCGGAAGAGGCCTATCCGGGAGAGTATCTGATCGATCTGGCCCGCGAGTTTCTGGATCAGCACGGGCCGGAGGTGCTCTCCGCGCCGGAGCCCGAACGTCGCGACCGACTGGGTCGCTTTGCGGTCGAGCGGATCATTGAGTGGCAGCGGGCCTCACTCGAGGCGTACGGGGTCACCTTTGACGGGTGGTTCAGCGAACGCAATCTCCGAGAGCGCGGCGACACGACGCAGGTGATCGAGGCGTTGAAGGCGCGCAGTTTCCTGTATGAGCAGGATGGGGCCGTCTGGTTTCGTTCCACCCTCTTTGGCGACGACAAAGATCGAGTCCTCGTAAAGGGTGATGGCGAGATCACCTATTTTCTTCCCGACATCGCCTATCACCAGGATAAGTTTGCCCGCGGCTTCGCGCAGGTGATCGATCTTTGGGGACCCGACCACCACGGCTATGTGCCTCGGATGCAGGCTGCCATGCAAGCGCTTGGTCATCCGCCGGGAGCGCTGAAGATCCTGATTGTACAGCTTGTCCGATTGATGCGTGGGACCGAGCAGGTCCGGATGTCCAAGCGGGCCGGGCAGTTCGTGACGATGGGGGAGTTGGTCGATGAGGTGGGACGGGATGCAGCACGCTACACCTTTCTTACCCGACGGTGCGACAGCCAGTTAGACTTCGATCTGGAGCTTGTCAAATCGGCGTCTGAGGAGAACCCGGTTTACTACGTGCAGTACGCCCACACCCGCCTCTGCGGCATCCTCCGGGAGGCGACCAGGGCGCAACTTCCGGTCCCATCCCCCGAAGACAACCTCGATCGGCTCGATCTGCCGGAAGAGATCGGGTTGATCAAGCAATTGGCGCTCTATCCCGAACTGGTCATCGGGGCGGCGCAAGCGCTGGAGCCGCACAGACTCACCACCTATCTGCACGACCTCGCCGCGCAGTTTCACGGCTACTACGCTCGCCATCGGATTATCTCCGCCGATACCAATCTCACGCGCGCCCGCCTGACGCTGGTGGCTGCCCTTCGCGTGGTCATGGCCAACACACTGGGCTTGCTGGGCGTCTCCGCCCCCGAGCGCATGTAG
- a CDS encoding protein of unknown function (Evidence 5 : No homology to any previously reported sequences) — translation MAYGGLMIVASHNPLEQ, via the coding sequence ATGGCGTACGGTGGGCTGATGATCGTCGCCAGTCACAATCCTCTGGAACAGTAG
- a CDS encoding Rhodanese-like: protein MASTEEYRDPFERINVETAKKLIEAGGMVVVDVRESAEWSQGHIAEAIHIPLGTLMNRPRELLQQDGIIFVCAEGIRSAVACEVAAAIGKTQLYNIEGGTKAWLKQGYPLTR, encoded by the coding sequence ATGGCATCGACAGAGGAATATCGCGATCCATTTGAACGCATCAATGTTGAGACGGCCAAGAAGCTGATCGAAGCAGGGGGCATGGTCGTGGTTGATGTGCGCGAGTCGGCCGAGTGGAGCCAGGGGCATATCGCCGAGGCCATACATATCCCTTTGGGAACGCTGATGAACCGGCCGCGGGAGTTGCTTCAGCAGGACGGCATTATCTTTGTATGCGCCGAAGGGATCCGGAGCGCGGTAGCCTGCGAAGTGGCGGCGGCGATCGGTAAGACACAGTTGTATAACATCGAGGGGGGGACCAAGGCTTGGTTGAAGCAGGGCTATCCTCTTACGCGATGA
- a CDS encoding putative Alpha/beta hydrolase fold precursor (Evidence 3 : Function proposed based on presence of conserved amino acid motif, structural feature or limited homology), which translates to MDHWSRVGLVCRMAVAIIAISASAVAAAEQENAIVKEEFLVQGKDQGVKLFVREKRLANLPKIVKENVILFVHGVPGPGSVMFDLAIPGYSWLEYVAERGFDAFTLDIRGFGRSTRPPEMKESPYQNLPLVRADQVMRDIDVAVDYIRSKRKVDKVNIIGYSIGASWSALYATLHPEKVGKLVMYGAIYGKNSTFISTFGDPTNTDRPYLEMGAYRYLGQKELLDQWDGWIKPELQDEWRDREVIDAWIGALLGSDPTAKQRSPESIQIPNGPYIDWHEIHAGRSLFDPAKVKAPTMIVRGSAEELMTNEAADELLQRLTSAPIKRRLDIGDSTHYAILEKNRLQLYRGVLNFLEE; encoded by the coding sequence ATGGATCACTGGTCGCGAGTCGGCTTGGTGTGCCGGATGGCGGTCGCTATTATCGCGATAAGCGCGTCTGCCGTGGCCGCAGCAGAACAAGAGAACGCCATTGTTAAGGAGGAATTTCTGGTACAGGGTAAGGACCAGGGGGTCAAATTATTCGTTCGAGAGAAGCGACTCGCAAACTTACCGAAGATTGTGAAAGAGAATGTGATTCTGTTTGTTCACGGCGTTCCAGGCCCCGGCTCAGTGATGTTTGATCTCGCCATTCCCGGGTATTCGTGGTTGGAGTATGTGGCCGAACGCGGCTTTGACGCGTTTACCCTGGATATCAGGGGGTTCGGACGTTCCACAAGACCGCCGGAGATGAAAGAATCCCCATATCAGAACCTTCCCCTCGTTCGGGCGGATCAGGTGATGCGGGATATCGATGTCGCCGTTGATTATATCCGATCCAAGCGAAAGGTAGACAAGGTCAATATCATCGGATACTCCATTGGCGCCTCCTGGTCGGCCCTCTATGCGACGCTGCACCCGGAAAAGGTGGGTAAGTTAGTGATGTACGGGGCGATCTATGGGAAGAATTCTACCTTTATCAGTACGTTCGGTGATCCGACCAACACGGACCGACCGTACCTTGAAATGGGGGCCTATCGCTATCTGGGTCAGAAGGAGTTGCTTGATCAGTGGGATGGGTGGATCAAGCCGGAGCTTCAAGATGAATGGCGAGACAGAGAGGTCATTGATGCGTGGATCGGCGCGCTGTTGGGCTCCGATCCTACAGCCAAACAACGCAGTCCGGAATCGATTCAGATCCCCAACGGCCCGTACATCGATTGGCACGAAATCCACGCGGGCCGATCGTTGTTCGATCCCGCGAAGGTCAAGGCGCCCACGATGATTGTTCGGGGGAGCGCCGAAGAGCTGATGACCAACGAAGCGGCGGACGAGCTGCTCCAGAGACTCACGTCGGCGCCAATCAAACGGCGACTGGACATCGGGGACTCGACCCATTACGCCATACTGGAGAAGAACCGCCTCCAGCTCTATCGGGGCGTTCTCAACTTCCTGGAGGAGTGA
- a CDS encoding Squalene/phytoene synthase encodes MNQVDDFHANSRTITKQSRSNFYYAFLFLPKPKREALYAVYAFCRLSDDLVDESKAGVNPADALTRWRKTLDVCLDDGVDSPVMTAVGQAARQFHIPKVYFEELLNGMEMDLTRARYATFEDLYPYCYRVASIVGLICIEIFGYTNPLTKRYAEQLGIAFQLTNILRDVGVDAQRGRIYLPQDELQRFGYSEEELLAGRYNYAFTELMRFQCERARGYFRTASAALTAEDERSLLAAEIMRAIYYRVLLRIEAQHYDVFRGDITIGKSQKLLLAGGLWLRSALRL; translated from the coding sequence ATGAATCAGGTGGATGACTTTCACGCCAACAGCCGCACGATCACCAAACAGAGTCGATCGAATTTCTATTACGCATTCCTCTTCCTCCCCAAGCCAAAACGCGAGGCGCTCTATGCCGTATACGCCTTCTGTCGGTTAAGCGACGATCTGGTAGACGAGTCAAAAGCCGGAGTGAATCCGGCTGACGCCCTGACTCGGTGGCGAAAAACGCTGGACGTCTGCCTCGATGACGGCGTCGATTCCCCCGTCATGACGGCCGTTGGCCAAGCTGCGCGCCAATTTCATATCCCGAAGGTCTATTTTGAAGAACTGCTCAACGGCATGGAGATGGACCTCACGCGCGCCAGATACGCGACATTCGAGGATCTCTACCCGTATTGCTACCGCGTCGCGTCGATCGTAGGCCTCATCTGCATCGAAATCTTCGGCTACACCAATCCGCTGACCAAGAGGTACGCCGAACAACTGGGCATCGCCTTTCAACTGACCAACATTCTTCGGGATGTGGGGGTTGATGCGCAACGAGGACGGATCTATCTTCCACAGGATGAGCTGCAGCGATTTGGATATTCCGAAGAAGAGCTGCTGGCGGGGCGTTACAACTACGCCTTTACAGAGCTGATGCGGTTTCAATGCGAGCGCGCCAGAGGCTATTTTCGAACAGCCTCAGCCGCCTTGACGGCCGAGGACGAACGGTCGCTGCTGGCCGCCGAGATCATGCGGGCCATTTACTACCGCGTGCTGCTCAGGATCGAAGCGCAGCACTACGATGTCTTCCGCGGGGATATCACCATCGGCAAATCTCAAAAGCTGTTGTTGGCCGGAGGCCTCTGGCTGCGATCGGCACTGAGGTTATGA
- a CDS encoding protein of unknown function (Evidence 5 : No homology to any previously reported sequences): protein MTKPQGEKSQVKKEAKQKAREERVETQRASRRQTHTGQIGLYAAIAAILLVAGYWGYGKMTEEHTWATVPILPSPHLPLGTPHPPYNSDPPTSGPHTPGLARWGTYTEPVPKEMQVHNLEDGGVVIQYSCQDCPDLVKQLTAIAERYDHIILAPYTGLDRKIALTAWGRIEKFDEFDEVRIVKFIKAHIGVDHHGEGR, encoded by the coding sequence ATGACAAAACCGCAGGGAGAAAAATCACAGGTCAAGAAAGAGGCAAAACAGAAGGCGAGAGAAGAACGAGTCGAGACGCAGAGGGCGAGCCGCCGTCAGACACACACAGGGCAGATCGGGCTATATGCTGCGATCGCAGCCATCCTGCTGGTTGCCGGATACTGGGGTTACGGCAAAATGACGGAAGAGCATACCTGGGCGACGGTGCCGATCCTGCCGAGCCCTCACCTTCCACTCGGCACCCCGCATCCGCCGTATAACAGCGACCCCCCGACGTCAGGGCCCCATACCCCCGGGTTGGCTCGATGGGGTACGTACACTGAACCTGTCCCCAAGGAAATGCAGGTGCATAATCTCGAAGATGGTGGGGTGGTCATACAATACTCTTGTCAGGATTGTCCTGACTTGGTCAAACAGCTCACTGCGATTGCCGAACGCTACGATCACATTATTCTCGCGCCGTATACCGGCTTGGATCGAAAGATCGCGTTAACGGCTTGGGGCAGGATCGAGAAGTTTGATGAGTTTGACGAGGTGCGCATCGTCAAGTTCATCAAGGCTCACATTGGGGTCGATCACCACGGCGAGGGGCGCTAA
- a CDS encoding putative phosphotransferase Gmet_3384 (Evidence 3 : Function proposed based on presence of conserved amino acid motif, structural feature or limited homology): protein MMNLSTAGGRHQILAISDATGATAELVVQAALAQFQAAEVEIRRLPNIRTVDEVRRVIEAAHVSKAIIVHTLVSEELRQTVLREGRERGVETIDLIGPLLLRLSDQLRVAPLMQPGLFRQLGQEYLHRIEAIEYTVKHDDGQHPLGLDRADIVLVGISRTSKTPLSIYLAGKGWRVANVPIILNLPLPGRLMTIDQDRIVGLVVAVDRLVELRRARIERKHAPVAEAYAELEKVRAELSYSRSLFRKAGWPVIDMTCKSIEEAASELLTIIAPPDTPPATESKGTGARRKSRGKTQPGVQGQSKS, encoded by the coding sequence ATGATGAACCTATCGACAGCGGGAGGCCGCCATCAGATACTTGCCATCTCAGACGCGACCGGCGCGACCGCAGAACTGGTCGTCCAAGCCGCGCTGGCCCAGTTTCAAGCGGCAGAGGTGGAGATCCGCCGTCTGCCCAACATCCGGACGGTGGATGAGGTGCGACGCGTGATTGAGGCGGCTCACGTGAGCAAGGCGATCATTGTACACACGCTGGTGTCGGAAGAGCTGCGGCAGACTGTGTTGCGTGAGGGACGGGAGCGTGGTGTAGAGACCATCGATCTGATCGGGCCGCTTCTGCTTCGCCTGAGCGATCAACTGCGCGTCGCCCCACTCATGCAACCCGGTCTGTTCCGACAATTGGGGCAGGAGTACCTCCACCGGATCGAGGCTATCGAATACACCGTCAAGCACGACGACGGCCAGCACCCGCTCGGACTTGACCGCGCCGACATTGTCCTGGTCGGCATTTCGAGGACCTCAAAGACGCCGTTAAGCATCTACCTGGCGGGGAAGGGATGGCGGGTGGCGAACGTCCCGATCATTCTCAATCTTCCGCTGCCAGGTCGGTTGATGACGATCGACCAGGATCGGATTGTCGGGCTTGTCGTTGCAGTAGACCGGCTGGTGGAGTTGCGACGGGCCAGAATCGAGCGTAAGCATGCGCCTGTGGCTGAAGCCTATGCAGAGTTGGAGAAGGTGCGCGCTGAGCTTTCTTACAGCCGGTCACTCTTTCGGAAGGCGGGCTGGCCGGTTATCGATATGACCTGCAAATCGATCGAGGAGGCGGCGAGCGAGCTGCTTACGATTATCGCCCCGCCTGACACGCCGCCGGCGACTGAGTCGAAGGGCACCGGCGCCCGTCGGAAGAGCAGGGGAAAAACGCAACCTGGCGTTCAGGGCCAGTCCAAAAGTTAA
- a CDS encoding N-acetylglutamate synthase: MRQRMVRKAKTTDVPAIARLVNMFAGKGDLLPLEPQELHGRIGDFYVCEQDGQIAGVCSLFVYGTDLAEIRSLAVQPECERKGIGRAVTEACIAAANTLPIRRVFALTYKPGFFERLGFRVVDRLTLPEKVWKDCRRCIKWDYCDEVAVLLELYRE; the protein is encoded by the coding sequence ATGAGGCAGCGCATGGTGAGGAAGGCGAAAACGACCGACGTTCCGGCCATTGCGCGACTGGTGAATATGTTCGCCGGCAAGGGCGATCTGTTGCCGCTGGAGCCACAGGAGCTGCATGGTCGGATCGGTGATTTTTACGTCTGTGAGCAGGACGGGCAGATCGCGGGGGTCTGCTCTCTCTTTGTCTATGGGACGGACCTCGCAGAGATTCGATCGCTGGCCGTCCAGCCGGAGTGTGAGAGGAAAGGTATCGGCCGGGCAGTCACCGAGGCCTGCATCGCTGCAGCGAATACGCTTCCGATCAGGAGAGTCTTTGCCCTGACCTATAAGCCGGGTTTTTTTGAGCGTCTGGGATTCCGCGTCGTTGACAGGCTCACACTGCCGGAGAAGGTATGGAAGGATTGCCGTCGGTGCATCAAATGGGATTATTGCGACGAGGTAGCGGTCCTCCTCGAACTCTACCGGGAATGA
- the rtcA gene encoding putative RNA 3'-terminal phosphate cyclase (RNA-3'-phosphate cyclase) (RNA cyclase) (Evidence 3 : Function proposed based on presence of conserved amino acid motif, structural feature or limited homology) — translation MEETSILTIDGSYGEGGGQILRTALALSAVLGRPVELTKIRAGRKRSGLQPQHLSCVKALAEITGAEVYGAELGSSRLYFVPGTITGGSRRFDVGTAGAVSLVFQALVGPLMFAERASTLILAGGTHVPWSPPTPYVSQVFLPMVKRMGLEADWQLERGGFYPKGGGQVRAAVQPLPQLNSIDLTNRGALLAIRGVSAVAGLSRNIAERQADRIRRRLADVGYTVEIEIAELDADCPGDIVFVWAEFEQTRGGFGALGERGKPAECVADEAIDALLDFLADDAATESHLADQLALFMALANGRSVLTTARVSRHLLTNLWTIQQFLPIEVLLEGGLGEPGRLTIDGAGLKASSWRARAAGSAPACVSHLDR, via the coding sequence GTGGAAGAGACCTCTATTCTCACGATAGACGGATCATACGGGGAGGGAGGCGGGCAGATTCTCAGGACGGCCCTGGCCCTGTCTGCGGTCCTTGGTCGGCCCGTTGAGCTTACAAAGATTCGGGCAGGCCGAAAGAGATCCGGTCTACAACCGCAGCACCTCTCCTGCGTCAAGGCGCTCGCCGAGATTACGGGCGCCGAGGTGTACGGGGCGGAACTCGGTTCTTCCCGTCTTTATTTTGTCCCGGGGACGATTACCGGCGGATCACGGCGATTCGATGTCGGGACGGCCGGAGCGGTATCGTTAGTGTTCCAGGCTCTCGTGGGGCCGCTTATGTTCGCGGAGAGAGCATCAACTCTTATTTTGGCGGGTGGAACGCACGTGCCATGGAGTCCGCCGACTCCGTACGTCTCCCAGGTATTCCTGCCGATGGTGAAGAGAATGGGACTGGAGGCCGACTGGCAACTGGAACGTGGCGGCTTCTACCCGAAAGGGGGTGGGCAGGTGCGGGCTGCTGTGCAGCCGCTGCCTCAGCTCAACTCGATTGATCTGACGAATCGCGGAGCGCTGCTGGCTATCCGGGGGGTATCAGCCGTAGCCGGACTCTCCAGAAACATCGCCGAGCGCCAGGCCGATCGTATCCGGCGCCGACTTGCCGACGTCGGCTATACCGTCGAGATCGAGATTGCGGAGCTTGATGCCGACTGTCCGGGCGATATCGTATTTGTATGGGCTGAGTTCGAACAGACTCGCGGCGGCTTCGGCGCGCTTGGCGAACGCGGCAAACCGGCCGAGTGCGTAGCCGATGAAGCAATTGACGCCCTGCTCGACTTTCTCGCCGACGACGCCGCGACCGAGAGCCATCTGGCAGATCAGCTTGCGCTATTCATGGCACTTGCGAACGGTCGCTCGGTTCTTACGACAGCGCGCGTGAGCCGGCATCTGCTGACAAACCTGTGGACGATTCAGCAGTTTCTGCCGATAGAGGTATTGCTTGAGGGTGGGCTCGGCGAGCCGGGTCGGCTCACCATCGACGGGGCCGGGCTGAAAGCCTCATCCTGGAGAGCAAGAGCGGCGGGTAGCGCCCCTGCCTGTGTGTCGCACTTAGACAGATGA
- a CDS encoding protein of unknown function (Evidence 5 : No homology to any previously reported sequences): MTLRVRLLHPLRFALSLAMTRSEMLWALMSRVGRGRDLYSHDRRIIRGGRRADSQDGPGPVCGPWSAR, from the coding sequence ATGACCCTCCGGGTCAGATTGCTTCATCCTCTTCGCTTTGCTCTGAGTCTCGCAATGACGCGGAGTGAGATGCTCTGGGCGCTGATGAGTAGGGTGGGGCGTGGAAGAGACCTCTATTCTCACGATAGACGGATCATACGGGGAGGGAGGCGGGCAGATTCTCAGGACGGCCCTGGCCCTGTCTGCGGTCCTTGGTCGGCCCGTTGA
- a CDS encoding conserved protein of unknown function (Evidence 4 : Homologs of previously reported genes of unknown function) — protein MSLYEGMTFGNAWRVTGTEAADRHGNPFVHVLTTPVVVEWMEEVATAGVQPHLSEGQGTVGSVVKMTHLAPTPIGLMVKVVAKLTHIDGRRLTFRIEAFDEVEKIAECRHERVIVDLTRFHEKAEKKVGGASRGDSADRPSEFA, from the coding sequence ATGAGCCTGTATGAGGGGATGACGTTTGGGAACGCCTGGCGGGTGACCGGGACCGAGGCGGCCGACCGGCATGGCAACCCGTTCGTTCATGTGCTCACCACGCCGGTTGTGGTCGAGTGGATGGAGGAGGTGGCGACGGCCGGTGTACAGCCGCATCTCTCAGAGGGGCAGGGCACCGTCGGGAGCGTCGTGAAGATGACGCACCTGGCGCCGACCCCGATTGGGCTCATGGTGAAGGTCGTGGCGAAACTGACGCACATTGATGGACGGCGTCTCACGTTTCGGATTGAGGCGTTCGACGAGGTGGAGAAGATTGCCGAGTGCCGGCATGAGCGGGTCATCGTCGATCTTACGCGCTTCCACGAGAAGGCTGAGAAAAAGGTGGGAGGAGCGAGTAGGGGCGACTCGGCGGATCGCCCCTCAGAGTTCGCTTGA